The Methanoculleus thermophilus genome includes a window with the following:
- the fhcD gene encoding formylmethanofuran--tetrahydromethanopterin N-formyltransferase translates to MELNGVTIDDTYAEAFPTWVARPIITAVTEEWAYKAAVEAVGFATSTIGCPAEAGIDCFVPADETPDGRPGYAILICASKKKLKEQVVERLAECVLTAPTTAVFDGLADVVAEVPEKIPVKLHFFGDGYEEKREVGGRTVWAIPIMEGEYIGEEEFGIVKGVAGGNFFIMGENQMAALTAAQAAIDAISGVCGVITPFPGGIVASGSKVGSKKYKFMGASTNEAYCPTLREKVEDSKVPEGVKAIYEIVIDGVDEDSVKTAMAEGIRAASKVPGVVRISAGNFGGNLGPFKFELKDVLADYL, encoded by the coding sequence ATGGAACTGAATGGCGTAACTATCGATGACACCTACGCAGAAGCTTTTCCGACCTGGGTGGCACGGCCCATTATTACCGCCGTCACTGAGGAATGGGCATACAAGGCAGCAGTTGAGGCTGTTGGGTTTGCCACCTCGACCATCGGATGTCCGGCGGAGGCAGGCATCGACTGCTTTGTTCCCGCCGACGAGACCCCCGACGGACGGCCCGGCTATGCGATCCTGATCTGCGCGAGCAAGAAGAAACTCAAAGAGCAGGTCGTGGAGCGCCTCGCTGAGTGCGTCCTCACGGCACCGACGACGGCGGTCTTTGACGGTCTCGCCGACGTCGTCGCCGAGGTCCCGGAGAAGATCCCGGTCAAGCTCCACTTCTTCGGCGACGGCTACGAGGAGAAGCGTGAGGTCGGCGGCAGGACGGTATGGGCCATCCCGATCATGGAGGGCGAGTACATCGGCGAGGAGGAGTTCGGCATCGTCAAGGGTGTTGCGGGCGGCAACTTCTTCATCATGGGCGAGAATCAGATGGCTGCTCTCACCGCTGCCCAGGCGGCGATCGACGCCATTAGCGGCGTCTGCGGTGTCATCACGCCATTCCCCGGCGGCATCGTTGCAAGCGGCTCGAAGGTCGGGAGCAAGAAGTACAAGTTCATGGGCGCAAGCACGAACGAGGCCTACTGCCCGACCCTCCGCGAGAAGGTCGAGGACAGCAAGGTCCCCGAGGGCGTCAAGGCAATTTACGAGATCGTCATCGACGGTGTCGACGAGGACTCGGTCAAGACCGCGATGGCTGAGGGTATCCGGGCGGCGTCCAAGGTGCCGGGCGTAGTGCGCATCAGCGCCGGGAACTTCGGCGGCAACCTCGGACCGTTCAAGTTCGAGCTGAAGGACGTTCTGGCGGACTATCTCTAA
- a CDS encoding tRNA(Ile)(2)-agmatinylcytidine synthase has translation MITLTPDEVRARFGPMFSMKYLVMVDQKAGLAEIREQCRARGTIEWDAANRVRARGAVESCHVEGTTMTMLARLGVSPAKFGAASKEIGGQALEGVEVVGDEVVTTWSGIAGAGVGIAACLTQAPGVTRAEYPSEEDLRIGGARICRVRITSPLYEKVTIGIDDTDTREEGATWVLALKCAEGCKIPGVEYLDMRLVQLNPAVPKKTTNCVSSALNFAVRPGKVDELLEYVRDFVESGAVSNDTGIAVYRGITFAEESPYLKRVKTELLTVEEAEAEAARMGVQFIDSNGRKGRIGALGAVLWGNRGAEAAGLYGETL, from the coding sequence ATGATTACACTCACGCCTGATGAAGTCAGGGCCCGGTTCGGGCCGATGTTCTCGATGAAGTACCTCGTTATGGTCGATCAGAAGGCCGGTCTTGCGGAGATTCGCGAGCAGTGCCGGGCCCGAGGGACCATCGAGTGGGACGCGGCGAACCGGGTACGGGCGAGGGGTGCGGTGGAGTCCTGTCACGTCGAGGGCACGACGATGACGATGCTCGCTCGACTGGGGGTTTCGCCGGCGAAGTTCGGGGCTGCAAGCAAGGAGATCGGCGGCCAGGCGCTTGAGGGGGTCGAGGTTGTCGGGGACGAGGTGGTGACGACCTGGTCGGGGATTGCGGGTGCCGGTGTCGGCATCGCCGCCTGTCTGACCCAGGCGCCAGGGGTGACCCGGGCAGAGTATCCATCCGAAGAAGACCTCCGGATCGGAGGAGCCCGGATCTGCCGGGTGAGGATCACATCCCCGCTCTACGAGAAGGTGACGATCGGGATCGACGATACCGACACCCGCGAGGAGGGCGCCACGTGGGTCCTCGCGCTTAAGTGCGCCGAGGGCTGCAAGATCCCCGGGGTGGAGTACCTGGACATGCGCCTTGTGCAGTTAAACCCGGCGGTCCCGAAGAAGACCACAAACTGTGTCAGTTCCGCCCTGAACTTTGCCGTCCGACCCGGAAAGGTAGATGAGCTCCTCGAGTACGTCCGTGACTTTGTCGAGTCGGGTGCGGTCAGCAACGACACCGGTATCGCGGTCTACCGAGGGATCACGTTCGCGGAAGAATCTCCCTACTTAAAGCGGGTCAAGACCGAGCTCCTGACGGTCGAGGAGGCGGAAGCCGAGGCCGCCCGGATGGGCGTCCAATTCATCGACTCGAACGGACGAAAAGGTCGGATTGGAGCGCTCGGTGCCGTTCTCTGGGGGAACCGGGGCGCTGAGGCGGCTGGACTTTATGGAGAGACTCTCTGA
- the mmp11 gene encoding methanogenesis marker protein 11 produces the protein MERLSDPYIIRYPQIVAVADENGRQVELIEFFDCIGGAMWVKHHYAKSPLVRSIRTVGPTNRYLLSTGNVDLALQGSFFPAGIAAVAVDDDEIAVTYRGLGGGGVGASICRATAKGVIREKSDPAGGGRLAGSTIWLPRRERVIIGIDDTDTPEEGATWTLAHNIARAVEDDRSRYLSHTIVQLYPVPYRTKNCVAIACEFATTDPSGLVRRFHEYLEEYTLSDDTGMAVWRGFDPAPLEAFGRRVKQGEVTHDDLAALDDERLSIVMDGRGMIGAVAAIPFATRYEEALALWTGSG, from the coding sequence ATGGAGAGACTCTCTGATCCATACATAATTCGGTATCCGCAGATCGTCGCGGTGGCCGATGAGAACGGTAGGCAGGTAGAACTCATCGAGTTCTTCGACTGCATCGGCGGGGCGATGTGGGTGAAGCACCACTATGCAAAGAGCCCTCTCGTCCGCTCTATCCGCACCGTTGGTCCAACCAACCGCTACTTGCTCTCGACCGGCAACGTCGACCTCGCGCTCCAGGGCTCCTTCTTCCCGGCGGGGATCGCCGCTGTCGCCGTTGATGACGACGAGATCGCCGTCACCTACCGTGGTCTTGGCGGCGGCGGCGTAGGCGCATCCATCTGCCGTGCCACCGCGAAAGGCGTCATCCGCGAAAAGAGCGATCCTGCCGGCGGTGGGCGGCTTGCGGGCTCAACCATCTGGCTTCCCCGGCGTGAGCGGGTGATCATCGGGATCGACGACACCGATACTCCGGAGGAAGGAGCCACCTGGACGCTGGCCCACAACATCGCGAGAGCCGTCGAGGACGACCGTTCCCGCTACCTCTCCCACACCATCGTCCAGCTCTACCCCGTCCCCTACCGGACCAAGAACTGTGTCGCCATCGCCTGCGAGTTTGCCACCACCGACCCCTCCGGGCTGGTCCGGCGCTTCCATGAGTATCTGGAGGAGTACACCCTCTCGGATGATACCGGGATGGCGGTCTGGCGTGGGTTCGATCCCGCGCCGCTCGAAGCGTTTGGAAGACGCGTAAAGCAGGGCGAGGTCACTCATGACGACCTTGCTGCACTCGACGACGAACGCCTCTCCATCGTCATGGACGGCAGAGGTATGATCGGGGCGGTGGCGGCGATCCCCTTTGCCACGCGGTATGAGGAGGCACTGGCGCTATGGACTGGATCCGGCTGA
- a CDS encoding 4Fe-4S binding protein has product MALFPKYSKTQEGQNVIMEQRLLKAVNNLILNAETCTGCGICVDACPEEAIALGPVGAARRGAVNNAAPVDVNPEKCSYCGVCVIMCPFNAMTLKIDGEERLPILEREGFPTYDMVTVIDEEKCSRCTTCDEVCPRDAIARDVPAFEGGDEAGRPRQTALQTKTTFTVDTEKCDVCGICGELCPSITVARKPANPETGKIEGDVLWEESTCDACKICVEACPQEAITVEREVISDKLPGKVEIEQENCCTCTWCVHTCPQEAITVEKLFEGEIEINPEKCPGGCSTCVEVCPCNALYLPAPVPAKEMKGEIEPNIAINKDFCILCGACVNACPSEDAIILRRTAIRMKDKETDLFKRIKEKLLTPRTSKVKEATPGEVEVKVLETAEEA; this is encoded by the coding sequence ATGGCACTGTTTCCAAAGTATTCCAAGACTCAGGAAGGTCAGAATGTCATCATGGAGCAGAGACTCCTGAAGGCAGTCAACAACCTGATCCTGAACGCAGAGACCTGCACAGGCTGCGGTATCTGTGTCGATGCCTGCCCAGAAGAGGCAATCGCGCTCGGCCCTGTCGGTGCGGCACGCCGTGGGGCAGTTAACAATGCAGCACCCGTCGATGTCAACCCTGAGAAATGTTCGTATTGTGGTGTCTGTGTCATCATGTGCCCCTTCAATGCTATGACCCTCAAGATCGATGGGGAAGAGAGGCTCCCGATCCTTGAGCGGGAAGGATTCCCCACATACGACATGGTCACCGTGATCGACGAGGAGAAATGCAGCCGGTGCACTACCTGTGATGAGGTCTGCCCAAGAGACGCCATCGCACGTGACGTACCCGCATTTGAGGGCGGCGACGAGGCAGGCAGGCCGCGCCAGACCGCATTGCAGACCAAGACCACATTTACCGTAGACACCGAGAAGTGCGATGTCTGTGGCATCTGCGGCGAACTCTGCCCAAGCATCACTGTTGCCCGCAAACCTGCAAACCCCGAGACCGGCAAGATCGAAGGGGACGTCCTGTGGGAAGAGAGCACCTGCGATGCATGCAAGATCTGTGTGGAGGCCTGCCCGCAGGAGGCAATCACCGTCGAGCGGGAAGTCATCAGCGACAAGCTGCCCGGCAAGGTTGAGATCGAGCAGGAGAACTGCTGCACCTGCACCTGGTGTGTTCACACCTGCCCACAGGAAGCAATCACCGTTGAGAAGCTCTTCGAGGGAGAGATCGAGATCAACCCCGAGAAGTGCCCCGGCGGCTGCTCGACCTGTGTTGAGGTCTGCCCCTGCAATGCACTCTACCTGCCCGCCCCCGTCCCTGCAAAGGAGATGAAGGGAGAGATTGAGCCTAACATCGCCATCAACAAGGACTTCTGCATCCTCTGCGGCGCCTGTGTCAACGCCTGCCCGAGCGAGGACGCAATCATCCTGCGGCGGACGGCCATCCGGATGAAGGACAAGGAGACGGACCTCTTCAAGAGGATCAAGGAGAAACTGCTCACCCCAAGGACATCGAAGGTGAAAGAGGCCACCCCCGGAGAGGTCGAAGTCAAAGTTTTGGAAACAGCAGAAGAGGCGTGA
- the hdrC gene encoding CoB--CoM heterodisulfide reductase subunit C, which yields MAVKKEYIDQKLAERLRDRKFYASDSNPEFLKEVEKIGQTAAHMCYQCGTCTGSCPSAPRSSYRIRLFMRKAVLGLEEEVLTDPDLWLCTTCYSCTDRCPRDLAPTDAIMAMRNLAFKRDIVPRNFLQTVQLIYKTGHGVPNNDANRAARKRLGLDEEPETTHKYPEYLPGIRKILDHYKLKENADRILSEGE from the coding sequence ATGGCAGTAAAGAAAGAATACATTGACCAAAAACTCGCTGAGAGACTCCGGGACAGGAAGTTCTACGCTTCTGACAGCAACCCCGAGTTCCTCAAGGAAGTTGAGAAGATCGGGCAGACGGCCGCCCACATGTGCTACCAGTGCGGTACCTGCACAGGATCGTGCCCCTCGGCACCCCGGAGCTCATACCGCATCCGGTTGTTCATGCGCAAAGCGGTCCTCGGACTCGAGGAAGAAGTCCTCACCGACCCGGACCTCTGGCTCTGCACGACCTGTTACAGCTGCACCGACCGGTGCCCCCGTGACCTCGCGCCGACCGACGCGATCATGGCGATGAGGAACCTTGCGTTCAAGCGCGACATTGTCCCGCGCAACTTCCTCCAGACCGTCCAGTTGATCTACAAGACCGGTCACGGCGTCCCGAACAACGACGCAAACCGGGCTGCACGCAAGAGACTCGGCCTTGATGAGGAGCCCGAGACGACGCACAAGTACCCGGAGTACCTGCCCGGAATTCGGAAGATCCTCGACCACTACAAACTGAAAGAGAATGCGGACAGAATTCTCTCGGAGGGAGAGTGA
- a CDS encoding indolepyruvate ferredoxin oxidoreductase subunit alpha, which produces MAFALHINMERCTGCNNCVVACPVDALELHTEDPVTKEKIYKVKDGKAVILDFNSELCAGCGVCVQACPYEVIKLVGPWETQSKARKVVV; this is translated from the coding sequence ATGGCATTTGCATTGCACATCAATATGGAACGATGTACAGGCTGCAATAATTGCGTGGTGGCATGCCCTGTGGATGCTCTTGAGCTCCATACCGAAGATCCGGTAACCAAGGAGAAGATCTACAAGGTCAAAGACGGCAAGGCTGTCATCCTTGATTTCAACTCCGAGCTCTGCGCCGGTTGCGGCGTCTGCGTCCAGGCCTGCCCCTATGAGGTTATTAAGCTTGTAGGACCGTGGGAGACCCAGTCTAAGGCCCGAAAAGTAGTAGTATAG
- the hdrB gene encoding CoB--CoM heterodisulfide reductase subunit B, giving the protein MSNNRHQYAFFLGCIAPNRYPGIEAAAIETSKNVGIDLLPLKGASCCPAPGAFGSIDLNVWYAMAARNLVLAEQMGMDIALICNGCYKSIWEVNHKLKHNDELRDGVNEVLKEIDMEFKGTIDVWHLAELYYDPEIVGVKKLADSVKRPLTGARVAVHYGCHMMKPRKERHFGNTENPMWMEELVAALGAEPVQYRNKMQCCGAGGGVRGYDIAHALDITNEKLINMEEAGVDAVTDVCPFCQLQFDRGQLEIKEKFGVAHSIPVLHYNELLGLAQGMSPEELALDLHAINVEPFLKKIL; this is encoded by the coding sequence ATGAGCAACAACAGACACCAATACGCATTCTTCCTCGGGTGCATCGCCCCGAACCGCTACCCCGGCATCGAAGCGGCAGCCATCGAGACCAGCAAGAATGTCGGCATCGACCTCCTGCCCCTGAAGGGCGCAAGCTGCTGCCCGGCACCGGGTGCCTTCGGTTCGATTGACTTAAACGTCTGGTACGCAATGGCGGCCAGGAACCTGGTACTCGCCGAGCAGATGGGCATGGACATCGCCCTGATCTGCAACGGCTGTTACAAGTCCATCTGGGAAGTCAACCACAAACTGAAGCACAACGACGAGCTCCGCGATGGAGTCAACGAAGTGCTCAAAGAGATCGATATGGAGTTCAAGGGGACCATCGACGTCTGGCACCTCGCCGAGCTCTACTACGACCCGGAGATCGTGGGCGTCAAGAAGCTCGCCGATAGTGTCAAGCGCCCCCTGACCGGTGCGAGAGTCGCCGTCCACTACGGCTGCCACATGATGAAGCCGCGCAAAGAGCGGCACTTCGGGAACACCGAGAACCCGATGTGGATGGAAGAACTCGTCGCCGCACTCGGAGCCGAACCGGTCCAGTACCGCAACAAGATGCAGTGCTGTGGAGCCGGTGGCGGTGTCCGTGGATACGATATAGCGCACGCGCTCGATATCACAAATGAGAAGCTGATTAACATGGAAGAAGCGGGTGTCGATGCAGTCACCGATGTCTGTCCATTCTGTCAGCTCCAGTTCGACCGCGGCCAGCTTGAGATCAAGGAGAAGTTCGGTGTTGCTCACAGCATCCCCGTCCTGCACTACAACGAACTCCTGGGACTGGCACAGGGCATGAGCCCGGAAGAGCTTGCACTCGACCTGCATGCCATCAATGTTGAGCCATTCCTGAAGAAGATCCTGTGA
- a CDS encoding radical SAM protein encodes MDWIRLKARLLEVGSVRLSGEPAEPYISHSTAGPSAGSPGSLFFSDGGGRRVRLGINEASSIEIVHRGRGEADLFIDGSALRGVLEPAAHHCPRQAYITVSGTCIFHCRYCPVPDLPGRRKEVAEIVRMVEDVADRIDAIAITSGVASSIEEEEAYVLEVVAALRHFDLPIGVSIYPGPETPVRLHALGVAEVKFNIEAATEGIFREMCPGLSWDGIWEALASSVVLFGKDRVHSNIIVGLGETDDDLERVMEDLAAIGVIPVLRPLTPAAALADRPRPSAERLLRLHRVHERVLREAGLDPRRTLTMCAACTGCDLAPGRDA; translated from the coding sequence ATGGACTGGATCCGGCTGAAAGCCCGGCTGCTTGAGGTGGGCTCCGTCCGCCTCTCCGGAGAGCCTGCGGAGCCTTACATCTCCCATTCGACCGCCGGCCCCTCTGCCGGGTCGCCCGGTTCACTTTTCTTTTCCGATGGCGGCGGTCGAAGGGTCCGCCTCGGCATCAACGAGGCAAGTTCCATCGAGATCGTCCACCGGGGGAGAGGCGAGGCCGACCTCTTCATCGACGGCAGCGCGCTCCGCGGCGTCCTCGAGCCTGCCGCCCACCACTGTCCCCGCCAGGCCTATATCACCGTCAGCGGAACGTGTATCTTTCACTGCCGTTACTGCCCGGTACCCGATCTCCCTGGCCGCCGGAAAGAGGTTGCCGAGATCGTCCGCATGGTCGAGGATGTCGCCGACCGTATCGATGCCATTGCAATCACAAGCGGTGTCGCCTCCTCGATCGAAGAGGAGGAGGCTTATGTCCTTGAGGTCGTTGCGGCGCTCCGCCACTTTGATCTTCCCATCGGCGTCTCGATCTATCCGGGGCCAGAAACCCCGGTCAGGCTCCATGCGCTCGGTGTTGCGGAAGTGAAGTTCAACATCGAGGCGGCGACGGAGGGCATCTTTCGCGAGATGTGCCCCGGTCTCTCCTGGGACGGGATCTGGGAGGCGCTCGCCTCCTCCGTCGTACTCTTCGGCAAGGATCGAGTCCACTCGAACATCATCGTCGGCCTCGGGGAGACCGACGATGACCTGGAGCGGGTGATGGAAGACCTCGCCGCGATCGGTGTCATCCCGGTCCTCCGGCCGCTCACCCCGGCGGCGGCCCTCGCCGACCGGCCCCGCCCCTCCGCCGAACGGCTGCTCCGGCTCCATAGGGTCCATGAGAGGGTTCTCCGGGAGGCCGGGCTTGATCCGCGTAGGACGCTGACGATGTGCGCGGCATGCACTGGGTGCGACCTTGCGCCCGGGAGGGACGCATGA